The Malus domestica chromosome 08, GDT2T_hap1 genomic interval ATTAATCTTCAGCTATGCACTGATGGTCTGTTTGTCTAAATTCAAATTTAGAATGTATTTTATTGAGTGCTATTGTTGCTGCTTGGTCCGGCAATAAGATGCGGCACCATTAAGACTGGGCTCTGAAGCAGAACTGAGTAAACATGACTTATCAGATTATAGAAATTGTTGAATAGTTTAGAATTATCGAAATACTACACTGCTCTTGGTGAAGCATTTATGTGAAGCTGATTCATGCCAGACTGAACAAGCCCGACTAAACTGTGCTGCAGTACTTCTTAACAAACAGCAAATGGCCCAACATTTGCTTTGGGGGAAACATGGTAGACTTCAAAAAGTGTTAATCATAAAGTTCTGAGTAAaaaataggaaactttaacgaaaagcacccggtactgttcactttaacaaaaaaccacatttttacactaaaaagtcaattctggtactattcactttaccctttattttgttcttatcattaaaattcaaagttttcaagtcattttcattagttttccttaaaaaatattGATAGCCTATATAACGTGTCATATGGTATGCATTGTTATTTTAGCATTGTTCTGGCATACTCGTTCGACAAACAAAAAGTGTTGCTTTGATTCATGGTAGAAGCCACTGAACTAATCTGACAGACAAATTTGGCTGCCTTGAAAGCTGTAGGACCTGCTTGTCTTTCATGCATGTTCTGGCGTTATATCAAGTATGCTGTATTTCCGTGGCTTAGACATCTTTGTCTTTCGGTCTTACCATGTGGTTTAGGAATGAAGGTCATCATGCGCCAAACTCAGATAACATTAACCTTGCAAGCTGAACATAGTGACACCTATGTTCTGTGGCGATACACCATTTTATTTTCAACGCAAATCATCAAATCTAAAGAGGGAAAAGTTGATTAATTGGACTGTAACAGTATTTGGGTGTTCTCTGAATGATTTATGGCGTTCTATCTGTTGCCTTTAAGAGGGACATCATGTGCCCCATGGCTAAGTAGGTTGTGTGACTTGTGTTTAGTGCATGAGTTAACGCTGATGTACTCTTTGCTTCTGATTACACTTGCAGATGTTAACGATGAGAAATGGATTGAGTTTGCATCCAATGTGCTTACCAGGAGCCATGCAGCCTATGCAGTTGCCTCATATGGGATTAAGCTTTGAAGAAGGAAGTAATAAATTCCCAAAATCCAGCAAAGGAATAAACCCTTTTTACGGAAGTGGAGAGAACTCAATGCAATCTGCTTTCAATTTATCCGCTGGATACATGATCTCAAATCCACCAATGGTCATACCCTCAGTTGCAAATGTCCCGACTTCAGAACCCACATTTGGTTTTGAACCATCGGTTCAAGCTCACTACAGACTCTTCAGTGTCCCCTCATCCTCTAAGGTAACTCCAGCATGAATTTCAGAAGTAACTTATCAGAATTTTGAGAACTAATGCAGATCATTTCCTTTCTCCGTGAAGGAACTCTTCAGTGACGGTGAACCACAATCAAAAGTAGATACCATTCGGACAGGGAAAAACTCTTCATCGGATGTTGATGTATGAGATTGCAGCCTGTTTTCATACAGTTCTTTTTCTTCAACCAAGCAAGAGACTATCATCGTCCTCGTTCATATACTTTGATTAGGTTATAAATTGTTAGTATTTTGCGAAGTGTAACAAGTTGACGCGATTGTCGGATTTCTACTGTTGATGCTTCTTAACTTGTATAAAAATACTTGGTACCAGTCTTGGTATTTATAAAGCCATGGTCTTTTCCTAGCTTTAGATTGATGGCTCAACTGCTGTAGTTCATGATCAAAATAAACGCTTCTAGTATGCACCGAGATCTTTGGCCGCACATCAGCACTTCATTCATTTTGTGTATGCTATATACCGGAGCATGGTAAAATTCTTGCCAAATCAAATCTCAATTATATATAGTGACTTTGAAGTATCAACACGAAGGCCATTGAAACGAGGACAAGGGAGATGATGAAGTTTCCTTTGCCCCCGTTTCGGTTTCAgaagtttcttttcttttgatacACATATCATAACGGCCGTTAAATGCATTTCACAATCAATTCACCCTCCAACTTCATTCAATTTACCAACATGCCATTATACACTTGGTTATTTTGGGGCCAAACAAAAGTGACCATGGTTTGATAAACACACATTTAGAAGGTGACCTACATGATCTAAGTTCAATTCGttatatgaaaagaaaaaccaaattcATAATTGGAGTTTATTAGTTATGGGACAGGCATTCGTTGTCAATCTTTTATCAATAATACGTGGATATGATTGTTGCAGATAAATCATACCTACATATCATCAATACATTTTCGACAATATCAAAGTACTAGCtataaaaagtttaaaacaaGGTAAATGTTTGAAGAACAATTTTTCTCTAAATCAGTACCTTCTTTGAGGGAGattttaaacttgaatgcatAAGAGATAGCACATCTGAGCTAACTAATGTAGCTACATACGCCTACTTATACACGTTAAGAGTTTCGTTTTCTTGGTCACCTAGTGGCAGAGGCGGATGCGTGTATGGACCTGGGTGGTCTCGGGACCGCCCGGAAGTCCGAGGAAGCGCTTGTGAGAACCTCTGAGGACAACCCAACAGTCTGGGTAGGTTGAAGAGAGAAGACCACCATGGCTGTGCAGATGTTGTGCAACATAAGTTTTGAATCAAGAAGAAAGACCACCATGACTTTGATGTTCTTGGACCTTGGTTCCAATGAAGAAGAAATACTTTCTCTCTTCATTTCCCAGGTGACTAACtccccttttttcttcttccttttttaatCGTTTTCAAATCAAGTTGTGCTACCTATCATTCTAATTAAGAAAGGGATGGTGCATTACTCAACCCACACTTTTTATACCATATGTTTGACACCATTACTTCTTTTAAAATTCACTATAAATCTATATAACATCATGAAAAATATTCCATAAAGTATTACAAACTCGTAATCACGTAAACTTTCATCTCATACCATCAAATTCACAAAAATACTAAAGCAAAAATTATGATAGTTTTTTTATGTTATATGTTAAATAATAAACCTAAGTAAAATTGTGTTTTCAAATTCTCGATACAAatgtagttttttaattaaaaatagatacttatttatataatatacaataaatttacttaaatctgctTAATCTCTGCCTAGACACTGTCTAAGCACATAGAAACAATGTCCCAACCCACCACCCGACTAGTACATATTGTATCTTGATTATGACCACCCGATATATAATCCTTGATCCGCCACTGCCTAATGATCAAGATTTACGTACTGCTCCTGCGCTAAGTTAAAATATTTAAGAGTGAGGGATGGTGTGATTCGGTAATAAGAAGCGCGAATGAGGGTGAAAGAGTAAACGGAATAGGGGAGGGCCCCGAGGCTTAAGAAATCGTTTTCGAAAAACGGCATATAACGGCATTCGTCTCATGATTGTATTTTGTTGTGTAcgtaaagagagagagagagagagcgcccATCCAAATAACGTCCTCAAAAGCCCGCCACCTTCCGTCGCCTTCCTCCTGTTTGTGAAAACGTCCCACTGAAGCTCTTAACCaaatcttctctctctctctctctctctatatatatatatatatatatgtatgtataaaaaGATTTAATTCGGACAAAATAGGTTACCCATGTCTTGTTTAGAGAAAAAATCTATCTGggcttttcccaattcaagaacttgcagtggtggtggtgatgaatTGTTGAAGCTGGAAAATGTGAGCTCTAGTTGCCCCACTCCTACAAATCCAGTGGAGAAGAAAGAGGTGGTGGAGATCACAGAAAGCAGTGACAAGGCTGGTGGGCCTGGCGGCCGCGCTGGTGGTGAATCGGATCATGGGGTACACACTTGGACTGAGAgggaaagaaggaagaagatgaggaatATGTTCTCTAGCCTTCATGCTTTGCTTCCTCATCTTCCGGCTAAGGTAATAATATTCATATTCAAATCCAATTTGTTTAACTAATTAGATCATGAAACATTTTCAAAGCTTAATTTATGGGACTTTCAAGCACTAAACCCAACTTACTCTTTGTAGCTAAGCTAAGGTGCGTTCTTTTATTAGATGAACCATGGTACTTTTGTTTGCTGGTTTGAGTTGGATCAGTTGATTAGGAAAATTCTAATGCTCCATTGCATTAAGTTCGAATCATACTCGTCGAAGATTATAGTAGTTTACAACATCACATGCTAGTTACGGCATGGGTTACTAATTTGAACATAATCTATTTATTGATTTAGCTCAAAATGTACTCTGTTATGTTCTAAATTAGTTTCTAAGAGAGGTTAAGGAGTACTATTGATTAAGATTCAGTAATCATTCGAGCAGTAAATCCCGGAATGGGAACTACAgaattaagaagaaaaagaagatcaAGGCTAATATATGTTATTTTTCGATGATTTTGCAGGCAGATAAGTCTACCATTGTTGATGAGTCAATAAGATACATCAAGTCTCTTGAACATATTCTccaaacaacacaaacacaaagGCTTGACAAATTTTCTGCATTGCCAGCATCATATAGAGAGTTAACTTGTGATACAAGGGAAGCGTTTTTGGCTGATCATTTTCATCAGGGAGCACAAACATCAATCAACTTGGCATTGCCGGCTGCTCTTTCGCCACCGCCTGCTTCCTTCCAGACGTGGTTTTCCCCAAACGTTGTCATGAACATGTCCGGTAACGATGCTCAGATCAGCGTTTGTTCACCACCGAAGCTAGGGATGTCGACTACTTTGTTTTACATACTGGAGAAGCATAAGCTGGATGTAGTATCTGTTCACATCTCCTCGGATCGATGTCGTTGCATGTACATGATCCATGCTCAAGTAAGTAGACTAAGAATCCATATATGAGCACTTAGCTTGCATGTTAATTCCATTAGCAAGCCAAATGATCAATTGATCATTAGTTAGTTAATCAGCTGTCTAATTACGCATTATTTTCGTTCTGGGCTGGTCAGGTGGGCGGAGCTTGTGATAATTTTCCGGAGGCATTGTCAGTGGAGGACACATTCAAGCTAGCAGCAAGTGAAATGAACTTGTGGCTCTTGTCACGTTGATCCGTTATATACTTGATAGTGTGATTACCACCTTGCTAGAATAGAACTTGAAGAAGCTAGGAAAATTCAGCTTTTATTAGAAGTGCTTTTAGGAAAAATGTTGTGGATGTTATATGTGTTTGCTGATGGCCTTTAAAATTGAGCTTTTCCTTCCATCTTAGCTACAACTAGAATTCTTCTCCTTCAGTTAACTCAAGTTGTTCTGTAGTCTTGCTGGTGTTTCTCGGCCAAGAGCATGTAAGCCCAATGGGCTGTAGTTGTTCTGATTCGGGCTGTGCGCTATTTCTCTGCTTATTTTTgctcaaaagcacttttagtaGAAGTAGAACGTAATAGAAACTTTACAGAACTTCCCAATGTTtcctgaaaatttaaaaaatttcaccaaaatttttaGTGCTTTTAAACTCGtaaacacttcaatttttaGTTGTCTGAAAGCGTTTTTACTTCTTTCGTGACTCAAGTGCGGAGATTGTACTGAAGCCAATATTTACCATCATATTCGAAACTATTACTAGACATGTCTCAATCCTTGAGGCAATGAGGATATTGAGGAGGTGATATGCCCCCTAGTCACACGGCTAGTACACTGTTTGGTCACATCATAACTTTGGTTTTATGTGTTTTTCTCTCTCAATTAAAAGGTGTCCCAAAAAAAGTGTGCACCTCCCTTTATTTTAAGGGGAAAAAAATGTGTCTCTCATTTACTTCCAAACCTAACTTTGATGTCCAAATGGAGCATGTAAAATATTGGCAAATGCTAACAATGATCTCGGAATATGACACCAAACCACCCCTTGTGCAAATGTGTTAGATTGT includes:
- the LOC139198464 gene encoding transcription factor bHLH95-like — translated: MSCLEKKSIWAFPNSRTCSGGGDELLKLENVSSSCPTPTNPVEKKEVVEITESSDKAGGPGGRAGGESDHGVHTWTERERRKKMRNMFSSLHALLPHLPAKADKSTIVDESIRYIKSLEHILQTTQTQRLDKFSALPASYRELTCDTREAFLADHFHQGAQTSINLALPAALSPPPASFQTWFSPNVVMNMSGNDAQISVCSPPKLGMSTTLFYILEKHKLDVVSVHISSDRCRCMYMIHAQVGGACDNFPEALSVEDTFKLAASEMNLWLLSR